In Mycolicibacterium mucogenicum DSM 44124, the following are encoded in one genomic region:
- a CDS encoding ubiquinol-cytochrome c reductase iron-sulfur subunit gives MAETGHPSRRGVLLGAGAVSAGMVLAACGGKESPSSGGQAMSTETKAASPSVKTADVPVGGGVVLAAAKVVVTQPKAGEFKAFTAVCTHKQCTVSKVADGTIDCPCHGSKFSVVDGSVVTGPADEPLAPKTVTVAGDTLTAG, from the coding sequence ATGGCCGAAACCGGACACCCGAGCCGCCGGGGAGTACTCCTCGGCGCGGGCGCCGTCAGTGCCGGGATGGTGCTTGCCGCCTGCGGCGGGAAAGAGTCGCCGTCGTCGGGTGGCCAAGCGATGAGCACTGAGACCAAAGCCGCGTCCCCGTCGGTGAAGACAGCCGACGTCCCGGTGGGTGGGGGCGTGGTTCTCGCCGCGGCGAAGGTCGTCGTCACTCAGCCGAAGGCCGGCGAGTTCAAGGCGTTCACCGCGGTCTGTACCCACAAACAGTGCACGGTGTCGAAGGTCGCCGACGGCACCATCGACTGTCCTTGCCACGGAAGCAAATTCAGCGTCGTCGACGGCTCCGTCGTCACCGGGCCGGCGGACGAGCCGCTGGCGCCGAAGACGGTGACGGTCGCCGGGGATACGCTGACCGCCGGCTGA
- a CDS encoding WS/DGAT/MGAT family O-acyltransferase: protein MFTRVTSKRLSPLDSMFLAAESPETMMHVAGLMQFRPTSGDAGDILDQLRDEIYGSNEIEPPWNMKLQTPWFLLNPLQRWVEDPKFDVMYHVRRSALPRPGDQRELGILISRLHARQLDLTRPPWELHIIEGLDDGNVALYVKMHHSLVDGYTAMKTLIRSMSTDPSDTDTPLFFRNPVPKRERKKDEKDSSLIPDIGGLLRSITSELSTVIDLPAAFAKLAVTAVSRSNPLVGPGQAPHTIFNGRIGRSRRFATQQYDIARLRAVADAAGATLNDVALAICGGGLRDYLLGLDALPDKSLIAMLPVNIRPKDDPGGGNAVGAILATLGTDLADARERIEAISASTKAAKDQLSGMTGTAILAYTAALMAPFLVQTGAATVGAPKVAPASYNVILSNVPGPDYPLYFRGNELVSTYPVSIPVHGVGLNITCQSYSGTLNFGFTGCRDSMPHMQKLAIKTGAALVALEQAYGLL, encoded by the coding sequence ATGTTCACCCGGGTGACCAGCAAACGACTGTCGCCGCTCGATTCGATGTTCCTGGCGGCCGAATCTCCCGAGACGATGATGCATGTGGCGGGACTTATGCAGTTCCGCCCGACATCGGGCGACGCTGGGGACATCCTGGATCAACTGCGCGACGAGATCTACGGGTCGAACGAGATCGAGCCGCCGTGGAACATGAAACTGCAGACGCCGTGGTTCCTGCTCAATCCGCTGCAGCGGTGGGTCGAGGACCCGAAGTTCGACGTCATGTATCACGTGCGGCGGTCCGCGTTGCCGCGCCCCGGCGACCAGCGCGAGTTGGGAATCCTGATCTCCCGCTTGCATGCTCGGCAACTGGACCTGACGCGGCCGCCCTGGGAGCTGCACATCATCGAGGGCCTCGACGACGGCAACGTCGCGTTGTACGTGAAGATGCACCACTCGCTCGTCGACGGCTACACGGCGATGAAGACGCTCATCCGGTCGATGTCGACCGACCCCTCCGATACCGATACCCCGTTGTTCTTCCGGAACCCGGTGCCGAAGCGGGAGCGCAAGAAAGACGAGAAGGACAGCAGCCTCATTCCCGACATCGGTGGGCTGCTGCGATCCATCACCTCGGAGTTGTCGACCGTCATCGATCTGCCTGCCGCGTTCGCCAAGCTGGCCGTGACCGCGGTGAGCAGGAGCAATCCGCTCGTCGGACCGGGGCAGGCGCCGCACACCATTTTCAACGGTCGTATCGGCCGGAGCCGGCGGTTCGCCACGCAGCAGTACGACATCGCGCGCTTGCGGGCCGTCGCCGATGCGGCCGGCGCGACCCTCAACGACGTCGCGCTCGCGATCTGTGGCGGCGGACTGCGCGACTATCTCCTCGGACTCGACGCCCTGCCCGACAAGTCGCTGATCGCCATGTTGCCGGTCAACATTCGGCCGAAAGACGATCCCGGCGGCGGCAATGCCGTGGGCGCCATTCTCGCGACCCTCGGTACCGACCTCGCCGACGCCCGCGAGCGGATCGAGGCCATCAGCGCGTCGACGAAGGCGGCCAAAGATCAGCTGTCGGGGATGACCGGTACGGCGATCCTCGCCTATACGGCGGCACTGATGGCGCCGTTCCTCGTGCAAACGGGGGCTGCGACAGTGGGTGCCCCCAAGGTGGCCCCGGCGTCCTACAACGTCATCTTGTCGAATGTCCCCGGACCCGACTATCCGCTGTACTTCCGCGGCAACGAGCTGGTGTCCACCTATCCGGTGTCGATTCCCGTCCATGGTGTCGGCCTGAACATCACGTGTCAAAGCTATTCGGGCACATTGAATTTCGGCTTCACCGGCTGCCGCGACTCGATGCCGCACATGCAGAAGCTGGCCATCAAGACCGGTGCGGCATTGGTGGCGCTGGAGCAGGCCTACGGTCTGCTGTGA